The following proteins are encoded in a genomic region of Cryptomeria japonica chromosome 11, Sugi_1.0, whole genome shotgun sequence:
- the LOC131054575 gene encoding receptor-like protein 33: MIDGEVPPWLSTQFSLEWLELFNAGLVGQIPSWLCENSPMLHTLNLSGNHLEGSLFLNASICMHLDILDLSRNKLSGPIPSMCSPSTTTLTLRDNLFSGNIPVSLSKCSSLIVLNLGNNSLEGTLPHEFSQLSELYSLIVHNNKLKGSLPSSIANCSELQVLDIGNNLFGEEIPPSLKNLSMLRVLVMKGNNFTGSILPELGLLTNLQILLLSSNNISGPIPHTIVLLQAMMLESQDGYLLSNPNTTELYHDGIDMTLKGTDQHYTYILSTLTCIDLSNNKLEGEIPFNFGKLKGLRLLNLSMNNLNGTIPNSLGEMRQLEQLDLSRNHFSGQIPAELESLSYLGSLNLSNNNLSGSIPQGRHITGTFGESSYSGNPNLWGCPLPKNCSWPQFVAPPPLVLVNKGKKIIEYPWYKIAVGLSYGAAFGGIISLIVLKINWRRKYFNKIDTILKFLFPWMKNWTL, translated from the coding sequence ATGATTGACGGTGAAGTTCCACCATGGCTTTCAACACAATTCTCGCTTGAATGGCTGGAATTATTTAACGCTGGTCTTGTGGGACAAATTCCCTCTTGGCTATGCGAAAACAGTCCTATGTTGCACACTCTAAATCTTTCAGGAAATCATTTAGAAGGAAGTTTatttttgaatgcttcaatatgcatGCATCTAGATATTCTAGATCTGTCTAGAAATAAATTGAGTGGGCCCATCCCATCAATGTGCTCTCCTAGTACGACAACATTGACTCTCCGAGACAATTTGTTCAGTGGCAATATTCCTGTGAGTTTGTCCAAATGCTCTTCCCTCATAGTCTTAAATTTGGGAAATAATAGTTTGGAAGGAACCTTACCACATGAGTTCAGTCAGTTAAGTGAATTATACTCATTAATTGTTCATAATAATAAGCTCAAAGGATCATTGCCCTCCTCAATAGCAAATTGTTCAGAGTTACAAGTTCTTGATATTGGGAATAATTTATTTGGAGAAGAAATACCACCATCACTTAAAAATCTTTCAATGCTGAGAGTATTGGTGATGAAGGGGAATAATTTTACAGGTAGCATTCTTCCAGAGCTTGGCCTATTAACGAACCTCCAGATTTTACTTCTTTCTTCCAATAATATCTCGGGTCCAATTCCACACACAATTGTATTGTTGCAAGCAATGATGTTAGAAAGCCAAGATGGTTATCTATTGTCCAATCCTAATACTACAGAATTATATCATGATGGAATTGATATGACTTTGAAAGGCACGGATCAGCACTACACATATATTCTTTCTACTCTCACATGCATAGATCTCTCAAACAATAAACTGGAGGGAGAAATTCCTTTTAATTTTGGAAAATTGAAGGGGTTGAGGCTTCTAAACCTTTCAATGAACAACTTGAATGGGACCATTCCAAATAGTTTGGGAGAAATGAGACAGTTGGAGCAACTGGACCTTTCAAGAAATCATTTTTCTGGACAAATTCCTGCAGAGCTGGAATCTCTAAGTTATTTGGGCTCACTGAATTTATCAAACAACAATCTTTCAGGAAGTATACCACAAGGACGGCATATAACTGGTACATTTGGAGAATCCTCTTATTCAGGGAATCCAAATTTATGGGGCTGCCCCTTACCCAAAAATTGTTCTTGGCCACAATTTGTTGCCCCTCCTCCTCTAGTTTTAGTAAACAAAGGAAAGAAAATCATTGAATATCCATGGTATAAGATAGCAGTGGGACTATCATATGGAGCAGCTTTTGGAGGGATAATTTCATTGATTGTGTTAAAAATCAATTGGAGAAGGAAGTACTTCAATAAAATTGATACAATCTTGAAGTTTTTGTTTCCATGGATGAAGAATTGGACACTATGA